GGGAGTGTCGGTCTGCAGGTCTTTTTTCCTGATATGGCCGGTGTAGCTGTCGCCCATGCCGTAAATCACGGTCGGGTCGGTTTGCAGCGGCATGCCCACGCGCAGGCGGTTCGCGAACACCGCCGCGACCATCGGCCGGTCGGACTGCTTGCCGGTTTCCTTTTCGATGATCGACGCCATGGTCAGCGCGTCGTACGGTGTCTTGTACGGCAGGTTCGGCGCGCGCGCGGTCCACGCCTCGTCCAGACGCAGGCGCATCAGACGGTACGCGCGCCGGTACACATCGAGGTCGCTGGTGTTCTTGTCGAACAGATAGGTGTCCGGGAAAAACAGCCCTTCGCCATTGCCGATCGACGCTTCCGGCGCATTGATCGCGTTCATCAGATCGGTGTCGCTCATGCCGATCGTGTCGTGCTTGAGCGCCGGATTGGCGTCCAGTTCGGCGCGCATGCGCTTGAAGGTCCAGCCTTCGATGATGGTCGCCACGTATTCGTTGACATCGCCGCGAGCGATTTTCTGCAGCACGTCGTACGGCGTCACGCCTGTCTTGAACTCGTAGTTGCCCGATTTCAGCTCGCTTTGCAGTCCGAGCAGCCGCGTCATGATGACGAACAGTTCCGGCTCGACCGGCACGCCGCCGCGATTGAGCTGCAGCGTGACGCTGCGCAGGCTGCTGTGCGGCTTGACGGTGACATCGAGTTGCGCGGGAGTCAGATCGAGCGGGCTATTGGCCCAGTGGTATCCGCCGGCAATTGCGGCTGCGGCCAGCACAACGACGAGTGAGCCGGCGACGAGACATTTCTTCAGAAGGGTCATGCGAAACGTGGCAGGGTTGGACTGCATATAATACTTGTTTGCCTTAGCTAAAGTCAGAATTGACTGTTCTCGGAATCCATGAACATACCGCTCGCTACCGCTTCAGGCACTTCTCCAGGCAGCGCCGTCATGGCCGCTGCCGCCACGCCCGCCGCTCTGCCCACGCTGCCACGCCCTTGCGCCGATGAATTCGACGCCGTCATTCACCACGGCGCGTACATGCCGCTCACGCAGTTCGGCGTGATCGACGTCACCGGCGACGACGCAGCGAGCTTCCTGCACGGCCAGTTGACCAACGACACCCAGCATCTCGACGCCGCCAATGCGCGTCTGGCCGGTTACTGCTCGGCCAAGGGACGACTGCTGGCATCGTTCCTGACGTGGCGCAGCGGCGACACAATTCGCCTGCTGGCGTCGAAAGACGTGCAGGCTGCCGTGCAGAAGCGTCTGTCGATGTTCGTGCTGCGCGCCAGGGCCAAACTGGTGGACGCGAGCGGCGAGGTGGCCGTGGTCGGTCTCGCCGGCGACGTGCGCAAGGCGCTCTCAGGCGTGTTCGACGCGCTGCCCGACGGTGTGCACGTGAAGGTGGACGGCGCGGCGGGTTCGCTGATTCGGGTGCCGGACGCGCTCGAACGCCTGCGTTTTCTGTGGATCGGCCCGAAAGCGCAAGTCGAGTCGCTGCTGCCCTCGCTCGACGAAAAACTCAAGCGCGTCTCGCCGGCCGTGTGGGACTGGCTCGACATTCGCGCGGGCGAGCCGCGCATCACCCAGCCGGTGGTCGAGCAGTTCGTGCCGCAAATGGTCAATTTCGACGTGCTCGGCGCGGTGAATTTCCGCAAAGGCTGCTATCCCGGCCAGGAAGTGGTGGCGCGCAGCCAGTATCGCGGCACGATCAAGCGGCGCACCTCGCTCGCCAACGTGGCCGGCGAACTCGACGCGGTGCATGCCGGCGCGGAACTGTTCCATTCGGCCGATCCGGGCCAGCCGTGCGGCATGGTCGTGAACGCGGCGTCGGCGCCGGAGGGCGGCGTCGATGTGCTGGTGGAGACCAAGCTCGCGGCGCTGGAAACCGGCTCGGTGCATCTGGGCGCGGCGCACGGCCCGGCGCTTCAGTTTCTCGCGCTGCCCTACGGGTTGCCGAGCGAAGTCTGAACTTCTCGCATGGTACGAAGCGGCGCAATCGTGCGCCGCTTTTTGCTGCTCTTTTGAACCGCAATGCCCCACCGGGAGACGTCCCTCGATGTGCCTGATCGTCTTCGACTGGCGACCCGACGCGGTCGACGGCCCGCTCTTCACGCTCGCCGCGAATCGCGACGAATTCTTTCGCCGCACGGCCGAACCGATCAGCTGGTGGCATGACGCGCCGGGCGTGCTGGCGGGCCGCGATCTGTTGGGCGGCGGCACGTGGCTCGGTATGTCGCGTGATGGCCGGTTCGCGGCGCTGACCAATTACCGCGCGCCGCACGAAATGCGCGCCGACGCGCCGACCCGCGGCACGCTCGTCAGCGACTGGCTGAACGGCGCCGCGCGCGACGTGCATGGCAACGTCGAGGGCAACTCGCGCGGCACGCCGCTCGCGTACCTGCAACACGTCGCGCAAACCGGCGACATCTACAACGGTTTCAATCTGCTGGTGGGCGACTGGACGCGCCGCGAACTCGCCTGGTACTGCAACCGCGCCGACCTCGCGCCCGCGCTGCTCGCACCCGGCACGCACGGCATCTCGAACGCAGTGCTCGATACCGCGTGGCCGAAGCTCGTGAAAAAGCGCACCGAATTGGGCACCCTGCTCGCGCGCGAGGCCATGCCGCCGCTCGAACGCCTGATCGATCTGATGCGCGATCCGCGCCTCGCACGCGACGACGAATTGCCGTCCACCGGCATTTCGCTCGAACGCGAGCGGGCGCTTTCGGCGGCATTTATCGAAACGCCGGAGTACGGCACGCGCGGCACGACCGCGTTGCGCGTGGCCGCATATGGCGAAGTGCTCAACGTGGCCGTCGCCGAGCGTAGCGACGACAACGGCTCACACCGGATCGCGCGGCCCGGCGACTTCGAGCGCAGCTTCGCTTTCAATATCGAACGCGAGATGGTGTGAGGATCGGGCGGCGGCTCGTTTGCCATTTGCGTTTGCGCCGCTGACTGCTGGACGGCGCGCGTTCAGTCCACGCCGAACGCCGCGCGCAATGCCGCGGCGGCATCCGCGTGCGCCTGAGCGACCTCGGGTACGAAGCCGCCCATTTTGAAGAACTCGTGGATCATGCCCGGGTAGCGCTTCAGCGTGACCACATTGCCCGCGGCGCGCAATTTCTCCGCGTAGGCGTCGCCTTCATCGCTCAAGGGATCGAATTCGGCGGTGGCGATCCATGCCGGCGCAACGCCGGCGAAATTGGGCGCGCCGCGCTGGCCGTCGAGCGGCGCGAACCGCCAGTCGTCGCGATCGCCTCTATCGCGCACGTATTGCTCGAAGAACCATTGAATCGTGTCGCCCGACAGCAGAAAGCCGTCGGCGAGGCGCGAGTGCGAATCGGTTTGCTGATAGCCGGTCGTGCCCGGATAGATCAGCAGTTGCAAAGCGAGCTTGATGCCGGCGTCGCGTGCAAGCACCGCGCAGACCGTGGCCAATGTGCCGCCCGCGCTATCGCCGCCCACCGCGAGCCGCGTCGCGTCCACGCCGTATTCCCCGGCGTGCATATGCAACCAGGTCAACGCGTCGAATGCGTCGTCGACGGCCGTGGGAAATTTGTGCTCCGGCGCGAGCCGGTAATCCACCGACAACACCGTGCAGTTGCCGTCGCGCGCGAACATCCGGCACAGCGCATCGTGCGTATCGACGCTGCCCACCGTGAAGCCGCCGCCGTGGTAGTACACGAGCGCCGGCGCGGGCTCGGCCCAGCCCGGTTCGACCGGGTGGTAAAAGCGCGCGCGAATCGTCGCGCCGTCGCGTGTCGGGATACGCAGATCTTCCAGCGCGAACATCGGCGCGCTGGCGATCTCCAGAATCGGCGCGCTTTTTTCGTACGAGGCCCGCGCGTCTTGCGCGGTCATTTCATGAAGCTTCGGGCGCCTGGCCCGCGCGATCATGTCGAGAACCTGCTCGATCTTTGGATTCAGCGGCATTGTGCGTGTGACGGCGCATGAGCGCCGAAGGCTTAAAAAAAACCGGCGCGATAGCGCGCCGGCGATGCGACGACAGTCGCGCCTAGCCGGCGTTTTTCACTTCCGGCTTGAGCGACATCGGATCGGTGGGATTGCGCAGCTGCTCGATATCCTCGTGCCGCAGCTTCACCGTCGCCATGATGCCCGGATGCGTGACGATATAGAAACGCCGCGCGGCGATCGCTTCGAAGGTGATGTCGGCGACGTCGTCGGCACTCAGCTTGCCCGATTGCACCGCACGCTGCAGCTGCTTGCCCGCTGCGATCTGCGAGCGCGTCGGACCGCTGTCGTTGCGCAGGTCCGTGGGGCGCGCGCGTTCCGCGTCGGCGATGCCGGTCGGCACGAAGGCCGGGCATAGCAGCGAACAGCCCACGAGCCCACCCGCTGCATCTCCACCCTGGGCCAACTGCAGGTCGTGATACAGCGTCTCGGTGAGCGACACCACGGCGTGCTTCGACGCGTTGTAGATGCCCATCGCGGGAGGCGACAGCAGACCCGCGACGGACGCCGTGTTGACGATATGCGCCGGCTCGTTCTGCGCCAGCATGATCGGCGTGAAGACCCGCACGCCGTGCGCGACGCCCATCACGTTCACGCCGAACACCCACGACCAGTCGTTCGCCGAGCTTTCCCACAGGAAGCCGCCCGAGCCCACGCCCGCATTGTTGAACAGCAGATGCACGCGGCCGTAGGCCTCCAGCGCCGCCTGCGCGAGCGCCTCGACCTGCGCCGCGCTGGCGACGTCGGTCGGCACGCCGATCGCCTCGGCGCCGCCTTCGCGCAATGCGTCGACGGTATGCGCGAGCGCGTCGGGATTCACGTCGGCCAGCACGAGTTTCATGCCGAGCGACGCTCCCTTCTGCGCGAACGCGCGGCCAAAGCCGCTTGCCGCACCGGTGATCACCGCCACCTTGCCTGCGAATTCGAACATCATGTGACTCCCCTGGGTTGATCGGCGTCTTGTGTGATTCGCTTGACCGCTGCCGCGCTCAGATCAGCTTGACGAGCTGCTTGCCGAAGTTCTTGCCTTTGAGCAGACCCATGAACGCCTCTGGCGCCGCATCGAGTCCTTGCGCGATGGTCTCGCGATACTCCAGCTTTTTTTGCGCGACCAGCGTGCCAAGTTGTTTGAGCGCTTCGGGCCACACGTCCATGTGCTCGCTGACGATGAAGCCCTGCACGAGCAGCCGCTGCGTGAGCATCAGCGACGGATGCTTGAGCGGCAACGGCTGGCCGTCATAGCCCGCGATGAACCCGCACAGCGCGATCCTGCCGAACGCATTCATGCGCGCGAGCGTGGCGTCGAGCACTTCGCCGCCGACGTTTTCGAAGTAGCCGTCCACGCCGTTCGGCGTCGCGGCCTTGAGGTCCTGATAGAGATTGCCGCCCTTGTAGTCGACGCAGGCATTGAAGCCAAGTGTCTCGATCACGTAGCGGCACTTGTCCGCGCCGCCGGCTATACCGACCGCGCGCGCGCCGGCCAGCTTCGCCAGTTGGCCGACCACGCTGCCCACGGCGCCGCTCGCCGCGCTGACCACCACGGTCTCGCCCGCTTTCGGCGCGATGATGCGGTTCAGGCCGTACCACGCCGTGACACCCGGCATTCCGACCGGGCCGAGATAGGCTGACAACGGCACATGCGTATCGTCGACTTTCTGCACGCCCACCCCGTTCGAGGTGCCGTATTCCTGCCAGCCGAACATCGCGACGACCTTGTCGCCCACCGCGAACTTCGGATTCTTCGACTCCACCACTTCACCGACCGTGCCGCCGATCATCACTTCGTTCAGCGGCTGCGGCGCCGCGTACGATTTGCTGTCGTTCATGCGGCCGCGCATGTAGGGGTCGAGTGACAGGAAGTGATTGCGCACGCGCAATTCGCCCTCGGCCAGCGGGGCGAGCGGCGTTTCGACGAGGCGGAAATTGTCGGGCGTCACGGCGCCTTGCGGGCGCGATGCCAGCACGAGTTGACGGTTGATCTGGGGCATGACGATCGTCTCCATGAGTTGCCGATTAGTTCGGCGAATGATTCGAACGGCGTTTTGTGAAGACAGGAACCCGCGCGCGGCTCTCGGACACGCACGCAGGTCGCACGGCGGCGCTCAGCCGTCGCTAGGACCGGGTTTCGCCGACGGGTCGCTGCGCAGGCGCTGCTGCGTGATGTCGCGGCCCACGGCGAGGCGCCGCATGTACTTGAATGTGCCGAGCGCCTTGGCGACGAAGTGGCCTTCGCTGTCGCGGATCTCGCCTTCGCAGTAGGCCATGGTGGTCGAGCGGTGCAGCACGCGGGCGCTCGCGCGCAATTCGCCGCGGCCCGGCTGCATGAAGTTGACCTTCATCTCGACCGTGACGACGCCCACGCCGTCGCCGGCCAGACTGCGCGCGGCCATGGCGAGCGCGATGTCGGCGAGCGTCATGGTGACGCCGCCGTGGGCGACGTCCCACGTGTTCATATGATCCTGCCGCAGCGGCAGCAGGACTTCGCTGGCGCCGTCCGCGGCCGACAGGAGCCGCGCGCCGAGCCGGTCGACGAACGGGCTCTCGGGCATGGACGCAGTGCTCGTGTTAGATGAAGGCGAATCGGTCATGGGTGTTTGCAGATTGTGTGGTCGGTACGTTCATGAGAGTGCTATGCGGCGCGTGGGAGGCTTTGGCATTTTCTTCGAGCTTCCTCATCGGCCAAGGCAAAGAGCAAGCCTATCAAACTTACGCGATGGGTGGAGTTTTATCGGGCGATTTGGGCGGGCAGAAAACGGGCCCTGGCGATGCTGCTAAAGGCGCGCTCGCGAGCATTGCGCACTGCGGCGAATTCACGCCCGTGGGGCGGAAAGGAAAGGCATTGCGACGACTGGCAGGACTGCTGCCCGATTGGAGTCGGCGCTTGACTCCAGTCGGGTACAGGCTATGCCGGTGGCAAATTAGAAGAAGCCTACGAGACGTTCACAGACAAACCGTCAAGATCGGCGCGCGAGCGCGGCACCGAATCGTTCGGCGTTTTTAATGGCTGAAGTCAGCCCCCAGCCAATCGGCTGCGGTGGTCTTCGCATAGCTGACGGCGTCTTGTGGATCGGGGAAAATACCAAGCTGATCCCACCGCTCTTCCGCAGCAAAAGGCCCCTTGATTCCAAGCGCTTTCTGAATGCTCAATTGCGCCGCGTACCTTCCGTCCTCGAGAGGCCGGGCCGTTGCGACCACCTTGTGCGGAAGCCCCTGCCGCACAGGCTGAATCAGTTCCAGAGGACCACCGGCGGCGCCGACATCGATCAGCGCGTTTCGCGTATTGCAGTCGGGACAGAAGAAATAAAACGTGTTGTTGTCCCGATTCGGTTTGACCTGTTTGCGGGCAAGCACAGCTCGGCACTCGACATTTTCACAAATGAATGGCATATCGTCTCCGTGGTGATCTTCGAGTGGTAACGCGGGGCAGACCGGAATTGCCTTCAAGAAACGATCTGCCAGAAGCAGCCGGGGAGCAATCCGCACATGACCGGATTGCTAATGATAAGAAGATGCCATTTGGCGTGCTTTGCAGGTCTTTTGTGACTCCTTGCAATGAACCGCTGCGCTGGCACACGGTCCGCCGACGATCGAAGTGATGTGTTTCTTCAAGCACTTATACATCGGCGTCGCACCCGCATCAACCTGAATGCTTCGTCATCCGTGCGGCCAGCCGCCCTAACCTGCGCACGGCCTCGTCGGCCAGATCGAGATCCGTGCTCGGCGAACTGAGCCGGATGAAATGATCGAAGCGCCCGGCGTTCGAAAACACCGTGCCCGGCATCACGCGAATGCCGTCGGCCAGCGCGGCCTCGAAGAACGTCGTCGACGACATTTCTTGCGGCAACTCGATCCAGAAGAACATGCCGCCGCCTGGCGGCGTGAAGCGCGTGCCATCGGGAAACGAGGTGGCGATGGCCGCCGCCATCCGTTCGCGCTGCAGCCGCAGCCGGTCGCGCAGACGCCGCAAATGGCGCTCATACGCGTTCGTTTCCAGAAACCCGGCGAGCACGACTTGCGACAGCTGTTCGTTGTGCCGCGACTGCGCGAACTTCAGCATGCCGATGCGCGGGTGCCAGCGGCCGCCGTTGATCCAGCCGACCCGCATGCCGGGCGCCAGCACCTTGTTGAACGACGTGCAGTGAATCACGGTGCCGTCGATGTCCCAGGCCTTCAACGATTTAGGCGGCTGCGCGGCGTCGGCCAGTTCGCGGTACGGATCGTCCTCGATCAGCGGCACGCCGGCTCGCGCGCATAGTTCGACGAGCCGCGCCTTGTGCGCGTCGGGCATCACGCTGCCGAGCGGGTTCTGCAAGTTCGGCACCACGACCACGGCCTTGATGTCGGGATGGGTGTGCAGCGCGAAGGCCAGCGCTTCGATGGCGAGGCCGGTGGTCGGACTGGCCGGAATTTCGAGCGCGCGCAAGCCGAGGCTTTCGAGCGCCTGCAGCAGCCCGAAAAAACACGGCGACTCGACCGCGACGGTGTCGCCGGGTTGTGTCACCGCCCGCAACGCGAGGTTCACGGCCTCGATGCCGCCGTGGGTCATGATGATGTCGTCGGCGCCGATCTGGATGCCGGCGTCGAGCGCGCGGCGCGCAATGATCGCGCGCAAGGCCGGATCGCCCTGATCGTGTCCGGCGGCGGTCAGCAAGGTGGGCCGCTTGCGCAATGCGCGCAGCGCGGCTTTCTGCAGCGCGTCCGTCGGATACAGATCGGGCGACGCGGTCGCGCCGCCGAGATTCAGCGCGTCCGGATAGCGCTGGAACTTCGACACGATCGCGGAAATCGCCGAGTGAATGCCGACGAATTGCGCCGCGCCCGGCAGTGCCGCCAGGTCGGGCTCGGACGCGGCCGGCAATGCAGCCGTGGGCGGCACGCGCACGAAATAACCGGCGCGCGGCCGGGCATCGATCAGCGCGTCGCGTTCCAGCACGCGATAGCTCTCGGTCGCCGTCGCGAGACTTACGCCGTGCCGCTGCATGAATGCGCGCATCGACGGCATGCGGTCGCCCGGACGCAGCACGCCGTTGCCGATCGCGCGGCGGTATTGGTCGGCCAACTGCCGGTAAAGAGGCTGGCTGTCCGGCAGCCGGTCCGCGGGCGCTGCCTGCCGGGTGAGAATGGATTGGGTCATCAGCCGATGGTGCGAGCAGTCCGCGCGTCGCAACAGATACACATTTGCGCGATTCCGACCGATACACCGCGCTGAAACGCGTTACTGTACTGGTTCAGATTGTCGATGGCTGCAGCTGTTTTCACATGAGCGGACTCAATAAGCTGGGCGGCATGAAAACGCTTTGAAGGAATCCGCCATGTCAGTCCGTCAACGTCGCTTTGGTTCGGCGCACAACGCCGCTTGTCACCTCACCGCCGGCCAGTTGGCCGTGCACGACTTGCGCGTGCGGACTTCGATCGTCGCCGTGGAAGGCGATTTGCAACTCGACTTTCGCGATCACTCGCTAGCGTGGCTGGGCGACGCCGTGCCGCTCACGTCGATCACCTTGCACGAAGGCGAGTGCTTCGTGACGCCGCAACGCGGCGTCGTGGCGATTAGCGCCGCGCATGCGCGCGCTGCTGCGTTCGTCGTGCAGCCATGCCGCGCGCTAAAGGACCGTCGGGGCCTGATCCGTCAAACGCTGCGTGATCTTGCCAGCCGCGTCAAAACACGTCTGCGGCGCGCGGTCTGAAACACCGCTCCGCGTACAGCATGGCCCGGTACAATGCATGACCCAAGCCACTTCTTGCGAGGTGCAGGTCATGTCCTTCTTCCGCGCGCTGCTGTCCGGCCGTTCCGTTCGCCTGGCCACCATCCTTGCCATCGTCACGCTGACGCTCAGCGGTTGCGCCGGCCTGTTCGGCGGCGATCCGGTGCGCGTGAGCGTGGCCGGCATCGAACCGATCGACGGCCAGGGCCTCGAAATGCGCTTCAACGTCAAACTGCGCGTGCAGAATCCGAACGACGCCGAGGTGAGCTTCAATGGCGTGTCGCTCGATCTCGAACTGAACGGCAAACCGTTCGCGAGCGGCGTGAGCGACCAGGCCGGCACCGTGCCGCGCTTCGGCGAAACGGTCGTCAATGTGCCGCTGACCGTGCCCGCTTTCGCCGCGGTTCGCCAGGCCTTCGCCTTCGCGGGCGCGACCCAGTCGGGCCAGATTCCCTACATTCTGCGTGGCAAGCTCGCGGGTGGACTGACGGGCACGACGCGATTCATCGATCAGGGCAGCTTGAGCCTGCCATCGTCCGGCATGGCTTTGCCTTGAAAGCGGTTCATCGGACCGCCATCGCGCCTGAATGAAAAAACGGGCGCCGTGTGGTTCACCGCTCTCGCGCTGCACCACACGACACCCGCCGTTCATTACCGCCCGAGCCGGATCACGATCACACCACTTCGAACAAACCTGCTGCGCCCTGCCCGCCGCCGATACACATGGTCACGACGACCAGTTTCGCACCGCGCCGCTTGCCTTCGATCAGCGCATGGCCGGTCAGCCGCGCGCCCGACACGCCATAAGGATGGCCGACCGCGATCGCGCCGCCGTTCACGTTCAGACGGTCTTGCGCAATGCCGAGCTTGTCGGCGCAATACAGCACCTGCACCGCGAACGCTTCGTTCAGTTCCCACAGGTCGATGTCCTCGACCTTCAGCCCCGCCTGTTTGAGCAGTTTCGGCACCGCGAACACCGGGCCGATGCCCATCTCGTCCGGCTCGCAACCCGCCACCGCGAAGCCGCGGAAAATGCCGAGCGGCTGCAGCCCTTCACGCTCAGCGACCTTCGCGTTCATCACCACGCAAGCCGATGCGCCATCCGAGAACTGGCTCGCATTGCCCGCGGTGATGACCCCGCCCGGCATCGCGGTGCGAATCTTCGACACGCCTTCGAGCGTCGTGTCGGCGCGAATGCCTTCGTCGCTGCTGACGGTGACTTCCTTCGTGAAGAGACGTCCGCTCGCTTTGTCGGCGACACCGGCGAGCACCGTCAACGGCACGATCTCGTCCTTGAACTTGCCGGCTTCGAGCGCGGCAGCGGCGCGCTGTTGCGAACGCACACCATATTCGTCCTGGCGTTCCTTCGAGATCGAATAGCGTTTCGCGACGTTCTCCGCGGTCTGCAGCATCGACCAGTAGATTTCCGGCTTGTTCTGGCTGAGCCAGCCTTCGGTCAGCATGTGGTGGTTCATCTCGTTCTGCACGCACGAGATCGATTCGACGCCGCCCGCCACATACACCTCGCCTTCCCCGGCGATCACGCGTTGCGCGGCCAGCGCGATAGTTTGCAATCCCGATGAACAGAAACGGTTCACCGTCATGCCCGGCACGCTGACCGGCAAACCGGCGCGCAGCGCGATCTGCCGCGCGATGTTCATGCCCGTCGCGCCTTCCGGATTGGCGCAGCCCATGATCACGTCTTCGACACGCGCCGGGTCGAGCTTCGCGCGCTCGACGGCGGCCTGGGTCACGTGGCCGCCAAGCGTCGCGCCATGCGTCATGTTGAAACCGCCGCGCCATGATTTGGCGAGACCCGTACGGGCGGTCGATACGATTACGGCGTCAGTCATGCAAGTCTCCTACTTCCAGATGTCGATGATGGCGCGCGGCCGGTTCGCCGCACAGCGCCACCTCAGTCAATTCACTCGCGCTATAGCTCAGCCATTGAACCCACGGCCCTTGGCCGCCAGTTCCGCGATGCTCGGCGCCAATTGCCAGGCATCGCCGTTCGGCCGCGCCGCATAACGGCGAATCGCGCGCTCGACGTTGTAGAGGCCGACCGTGTCCGCGTACAGCATCGGGCCGCCGCGATAGAGCGGGAAGCCGTAGCCGGTCAGATAGACCATGTCGATGTCCGACGCCTTCGACGCAATGCCTTCTTCGAGAATCTTCGCGCCTTCGTTCACGAGCGCGAACACGAGGCGCTCGACGATTTCCTCGTCGCTGATCTTGCGGCGCTCGGCGTTGGCTTCCTTCGAGTACGCAACGATCATGTCGTCGACCACTTTCGACGGATACGCGGTGCGGTCGCCCGCCTTGTAGTCGTACCAGCCGCCGCCGGTCTTCTGGCCGAAGCGCCCCGTCTCGCAGAGACGGTCGGCGATCTTCGAGTAGTGCATGTCGGGATGTTCCTGATAGCGGCGCTTGCGGATCGCCCAGCCGATGTCGTTGCCGGCCAGATCGCTCATGCGGAACGGACCCATGGCGAAGCCGAACTTCTCGATGGCGCGATCCACCTGCGCGGGCAACGCACCTTCTTCGAGCATGAAGAGCGCCTGGCGGATGTACTGCTCGATCATCCGGTTGCCGATGAAACCGTCGCACACGCGCGAGACCACGGCGGTCTTCTTGATCTTTTTGGCGAGCTTCATCACGGTGGCGAGCACGTCTTTCGCCGTCTCCTTGCCGCGCACTACCTCAAGAAGCTTCATCACATTGGCCGGGCTGAAGAAGTGCAGGCCGACCACGTCCTGCGGACGCTTCGTGAAAGCGGCGATCTTGTCGACGTCGAGCGTGGAGGTATTCGAGGCGAGGATCGCGCCTTTCTTGGCCACTTCGTCGAGACGCGTGAACACCTGCTCTTTCACGCCGAGTTCTTCGAACACGGCTTCGACGATCAGGTCGGCGTTCTTCAGGTCGTCGTATGAAAGCGTGGGTGTGATCAGCGCCATGCGCTGTTCGAGCGCTTCGGGCTTGAGCTTGCCCTTCTTGACGGTGGCTTCGTAGTTCTTGCGGATCGTGGCGAGGCCGCGCTCGAGCGCGTCCTGCTTCGTTTCCAGCAGCGTGACCGGAATGCCCGCGTTAATGAAGTTCATCGCGATGCCGCCGCCCATCGTGCCCGCGCCGATCACGGCCACCTGCTTGATCTCGCGCACCGGCGTGTCCGAGAGCACGTCGGGAATCTTGCTCGCCGCGCGTTCACCGAAGAACGCGTGACGCAGCGCGTGGCTTTCCGGCGTCTGCACGAGCGCCATGAAGCATTCGCGTTCGAATGCGAGACCCTTGTCGAAACCTTTCTGCACGCCCGCTTCGACCGCGTCGATGCACTTTAACGGCGCCGGGAAATTCTTCGCCAGACCCGCAACGCTATTGCGTGCGAACTGAATGAAACCGGCAGCGTTTGGATGCTCGATCTTGCGATCGCGCACTTTTGGATGCAGGCCGTCTTTCGCGCCCACCTTGCGGGCAAACGCGAGCGCCGCTTCGGCCAGATCGCCGTCCACCATCTCGTCGAACAGACCGGAGTCCGCGAGTTGCTCCGACATGACCGGCGTGCCGGAAACGATCATATTGAGCGCGGCTTCGAGGCCGATTGCGCGCGGCAAGCGCTGCGTGCCGCCCGCGCCCGGCAGGATGCCGAGTTTCACTTCCGGCAGCGCGATCTGCGCGCCAGGCGCGGCGATGCGGTAATGCGCGCCGAGCGCGAGTTCGAGCCCGCCGCCCATCGCGACGCTGTGAATGGCGGCGACCACCGGCTTCGCGCTGCCCTCCACAGCCTGGATGACCGTGGCGAGCGAGGGCTCCTGAAGTGCCTTCGGCGTATTGAACT
The nucleotide sequence above comes from Paraburkholderia sp. FT54. Encoded proteins:
- the mltG gene encoding endolytic transglycosylase MltG is translated as MTLLKKCLVAGSLVVVLAAAAIAGGYHWANSPLDLTPAQLDVTVKPHSSLRSVTLQLNRGGVPVEPELFVIMTRLLGLQSELKSGNYEFKTGVTPYDVLQKIARGDVNEYVATIIEGWTFKRMRAELDANPALKHDTIGMSDTDLMNAINAPEASIGNGEGLFFPDTYLFDKNTSDLDVYRRAYRLMRLRLDEAWTARAPNLPYKTPYDALTMASIIEKETGKQSDRPMVAAVFANRLRVGMPLQTDPTVIYGMGDSYTGHIRKKDLQTDTPYNTYTRMGLPPTPISLPGVASLQAALNPAQTTALYFVSRGDGSSIFSDTLGDHNKAVDKYIRGQ
- a CDS encoding folate-binding protein, which translates into the protein MNIPLATASGTSPGSAVMAAAATPAALPTLPRPCADEFDAVIHHGAYMPLTQFGVIDVTGDDAASFLHGQLTNDTQHLDAANARLAGYCSAKGRLLASFLTWRSGDTIRLLASKDVQAAVQKRLSMFVLRARAKLVDASGEVAVVGLAGDVRKALSGVFDALPDGVHVKVDGAAGSLIRVPDALERLRFLWIGPKAQVESLLPSLDEKLKRVSPAVWDWLDIRAGEPRITQPVVEQFVPQMVNFDVLGAVNFRKGCYPGQEVVARSQYRGTIKRRTSLANVAGELDAVHAGAELFHSADPGQPCGMVVNAASAPEGGVDVLVETKLAALETGSVHLGAAHGPALQFLALPYGLPSEV
- a CDS encoding NRDE family protein, translated to MCLIVFDWRPDAVDGPLFTLAANRDEFFRRTAEPISWWHDAPGVLAGRDLLGGGTWLGMSRDGRFAALTNYRAPHEMRADAPTRGTLVSDWLNGAARDVHGNVEGNSRGTPLAYLQHVAQTGDIYNGFNLLVGDWTRRELAWYCNRADLAPALLAPGTHGISNAVLDTAWPKLVKKRTELGTLLAREAMPPLERLIDLMRDPRLARDDELPSTGISLERERALSAAFIETPEYGTRGTTALRVAAYGEVLNVAVAERSDDNGSHRIARPGDFERSFAFNIEREMV
- a CDS encoding alpha/beta hydrolase; translated protein: MPLNPKIEQVLDMIARARRPKLHEMTAQDARASYEKSAPILEIASAPMFALEDLRIPTRDGATIRARFYHPVEPGWAEPAPALVYYHGGGFTVGSVDTHDALCRMFARDGNCTVLSVDYRLAPEHKFPTAVDDAFDALTWLHMHAGEYGVDATRLAVGGDSAGGTLATVCAVLARDAGIKLALQLLIYPGTTGYQQTDSHSRLADGFLLSGDTIQWFFEQYVRDRGDRDDWRFAPLDGQRGAPNFAGVAPAWIATAEFDPLSDEGDAYAEKLRAAGNVVTLKRYPGMIHEFFKMGGFVPEVAQAHADAAAALRAAFGVD
- a CDS encoding SDR family oxidoreductase, whose translation is MFEFAGKVAVITGAASGFGRAFAQKGASLGMKLVLADVNPDALAHTVDALREGGAEAIGVPTDVASAAQVEALAQAALEAYGRVHLLFNNAGVGSGGFLWESSANDWSWVFGVNVMGVAHGVRVFTPIMLAQNEPAHIVNTASVAGLLSPPAMGIYNASKHAVVSLTETLYHDLQLAQGGDAAGGLVGCSLLCPAFVPTGIADAERARPTDLRNDSGPTRSQIAAGKQLQRAVQSGKLSADDVADITFEAIAARRFYIVTHPGIMATVKLRHEDIEQLRNPTDPMSLKPEVKNAG
- a CDS encoding NADP-dependent oxidoreductase produces the protein MPQINRQLVLASRPQGAVTPDNFRLVETPLAPLAEGELRVRNHFLSLDPYMRGRMNDSKSYAAPQPLNEVMIGGTVGEVVESKNPKFAVGDKVVAMFGWQEYGTSNGVGVQKVDDTHVPLSAYLGPVGMPGVTAWYGLNRIIAPKAGETVVVSAASGAVGSVVGQLAKLAGARAVGIAGGADKCRYVIETLGFNACVDYKGGNLYQDLKAATPNGVDGYFENVGGEVLDATLARMNAFGRIALCGFIAGYDGQPLPLKHPSLMLTQRLLVQGFIVSEHMDVWPEALKQLGTLVAQKKLEYRETIAQGLDAAPEAFMGLLKGKNFGKQLVKLI
- a CDS encoding PaaI family thioesterase, whose amino-acid sequence is MTDSPSSNTSTASMPESPFVDRLGARLLSAADGASEVLLPLRQDHMNTWDVAHGGVTMTLADIALAMAARSLAGDGVGVVTVEMKVNFMQPGRGELRASARVLHRSTTMAYCEGEIRDSEGHFVAKALGTFKYMRRLAVGRDITQQRLRSDPSAKPGPSDG